In one window of Prevotella fusca JCM 17724 DNA:
- a CDS encoding CdaR family protein: MKTGKSLHTFSTFRNFLSRIFNKEFLIFLFFLVLSGGFWLIMTLNETYEREFSIPLRLTGMPRNVVITSDPDSVVRFTVRDKGYMLAFYGLDDTFHPIYIDYQHHNDGRSRGDISVTDIQRQIYPQLSKSSKITSVKGGKFSFSFNFGRHKKVPVRLLGTVTPGDNYYLARVDFIPDSVQVYAARNVLDSIQTVYTMRQHITNFTDVKELTVDLRKFTNAKCIPSKVKMKLYPDVLTEESVEVPIEAINMPDDKVMRTFPSKIRVNFVVGAYRMRSMPKNAETKELLPVGFRVVVNYKEVEENSSEKCHVYVLTSPNGVRNVRTAVNTVDYLIEQR; encoded by the coding sequence ATGAAAACAGGCAAATCGCTTCATACATTCAGTACCTTCAGGAACTTCTTGTCGAGGATATTCAACAAGGAGTTTCTGATTTTTTTATTCTTCTTGGTACTGAGTGGTGGGTTCTGGTTGATTATGACGCTGAATGAGACGTATGAGCGTGAGTTCAGCATTCCACTTCGCCTGACTGGCATGCCTCGCAACGTGGTCATCACCAGTGATCCTGACTCTGTAGTCCGGTTTACTGTTCGTGACAAGGGGTATATGCTTGCTTTTTACGGACTTGACGATACTTTCCACCCCATCTATATCGACTATCAGCATCATAATGACGGGCGGAGCAGGGGCGATATTTCTGTAACTGACATCCAGCGTCAGATTTATCCTCAGCTTTCTAAAAGCTCAAAGATTACTTCTGTCAAAGGTGGCAAGTTCTCTTTCTCTTTCAACTTCGGTCGGCATAAGAAAGTACCCGTGCGCCTTTTGGGAACGGTCACCCCTGGTGACAACTATTATCTCGCACGTGTCGACTTCATTCCAGACAGTGTTCAGGTCTATGCAGCACGGAATGTGTTGGATAGTATTCAGACTGTATATACGATGCGGCAGCATATTACAAACTTTACGGATGTCAAGGAACTGACGGTAGACCTCCGCAAGTTTACGAATGCCAAGTGTATTCCTTCCAAGGTGAAGATGAAACTCTATCCGGATGTGCTCACAGAGGAGAGTGTTGAAGTGCCGATCGAGGCTATCAATATGCCCGATGACAAGGTGATGCGTACTTTCCCAAGCAAGATAAGGGTGAACTTTGTCGTGGGAGCCTACCGTATGCGCTCAATGCCGAAGAATGCCGAGACCAAGGAACTTCTCCCTGTCGGCTTCCGTGTAGTAGTAAACTACAAGGAGGTGGAAGAGAATAGCTCCGAGAAATGTCATGTCTATGTGCTCACTTCGCCCAATGGGGTTCGTAACGTTCGCACGGCGGTAAATACCGTTGATTACCTCATTGAGCAGCGATGA
- the yajC gene encoding preprotein translocase subunit YajC — MNTAFILAAQAASQGSPMPMIIMMVAIFAIMWFFMIRPQQKRQKEIRAFQNSLSAGDTVVTGGGIYGTVKHIDMATNKVEVEIARGVVITVDKNYVFASVQASQQSQTK; from the coding sequence ATGAATACAGCATTTATCCTCGCAGCACAGGCTGCAAGTCAAGGCAGCCCGATGCCTATGATTATCATGATGGTAGCTATCTTTGCCATCATGTGGTTTTTCATGATTCGTCCACAGCAGAAGAGGCAGAAGGAAATCCGTGCTTTCCAGAACAGCCTTTCAGCAGGCGACACTGTCGTTACTGGTGGCGGTATCTATGGAACGGTAAAACATATTGATATGGCAACTAATAAGGTTGAGGTTGAGATTGCACGTGGTGTAGTCATTACTGTTGACAAGAACTACGTCTTTGCAAGCGTACAGGCTTCTCAGCAGAGCCAGACGAAGTAA
- a CDS encoding DUF5606 family protein produces MLQTILSIAGKPGLYKLVSRGKMNLIVEALDETHKRQPAFGTDRVTSLADIAMFTETEDVPLGDVLAKLRDKEEGKVASLNWRKASAKELQDYFAEILPDFDRDRVHASDIKKLLQWYEILVKAGITNFEEDMKPTEGDNIDDRK; encoded by the coding sequence ATGTTACAGACAATCCTTTCAATCGCAGGCAAGCCAGGTCTCTATAAGCTGGTAAGCCGTGGTAAAATGAATCTTATCGTCGAGGCACTTGACGAGACGCACAAGCGTCAGCCTGCATTCGGCACAGACCGTGTGACGAGTCTTGCTGATATAGCCATGTTCACTGAAACTGAGGATGTTCCTCTGGGAGATGTGCTGGCTAAGTTGCGCGACAAGGAAGAGGGCAAGGTGGCTTCTCTCAACTGGCGCAAGGCTTCTGCCAAGGAGTTGCAGGATTACTTTGCAGAGATTCTGCCCGACTTCGACCGTGACCGTGTACACGCAAGCGACATCAAGAAACTCCTTCAGTGGTATGAGATTCTCGTCAAGGCAGGCATCACCAACTTCGAGGAGGACATGAAGCCGACAGAAGGCGATAATATTGACGACAGAAAGTAA
- the coaE gene encoding dephospho-CoA kinase (Dephospho-CoA kinase (CoaE) performs the final step in coenzyme A biosynthesis.) — translation MIVALTGGIGSGKSYVCRLLAERGVSVYDCDAHAKELMRTSLQLQQQLSALVGDGVFCDGVLQKAVLAEYLLRSEEHVLAVNAVIHPAVARDFEQSGQSWLESAILFDSGFDRRTHIDKVVCVTAPEEERIRRVMVRDGISREQTLGWMARQLPQEEVLRRSDYEIINDGIRPLAPQVDSLLSLISE, via the coding sequence ATGATAGTAGCTTTGACTGGTGGTATAGGCAGTGGGAAGTCTTACGTCTGCAGGCTTCTTGCCGAGCGTGGAGTCTCTGTTTACGATTGTGATGCTCACGCCAAGGAACTGATGCGCACTTCCCTCCAGCTCCAACAGCAGCTTTCCGCCCTTGTCGGCGATGGCGTGTTCTGTGATGGTGTCTTGCAGAAAGCCGTTCTTGCCGAGTATCTCCTTCGCAGTGAAGAACATGTGCTGGCGGTGAATGCCGTCATACACCCCGCTGTTGCCCGTGATTTTGAGCAGTCTGGACAATCATGGCTTGAGAGTGCTATCCTTTTCGACAGTGGCTTTGACCGCCGTACCCATATTGACAAGGTGGTATGTGTTACAGCTCCAGAAGAAGAACGTATCCGACGAGTGATGGTGCGTGACGGCATCAGTAGAGAGCAGACCCTTGGATGGATGGCTCGCCAGCTGCCACAGGAAGAAGTGTTGCGGCGCAGTGATTACGAAATCATTAACGACGGCATACGTCCGTTGGCTCCACAGGTAGACAGTCTTCTTTCGCTTATCTCAGAATAA